One Triticum dicoccoides isolate Atlit2015 ecotype Zavitan chromosome 4B, WEW_v2.0, whole genome shotgun sequence genomic window carries:
- the LOC119291622 gene encoding uncharacterized protein LOC119291622: protein MVKTFRLSGQRVQESLLCTWSVCNRQRLIDSITSMGRPSSTEKLVCVALAALAVLSPLYMDRELEAEEEEEEEGWGLLLPSALWLPALLVVLILAINVACFVDRRVVRFDPYWIHRVGGSSCGLMATLLLLGFVLKCKASF, encoded by the coding sequence ATGGTAAAGACCTTTAGACTTTCGGGCCAGAGAGTGCAGGAGAGTCTACTTTGCACTTGGAGCGTGTGCAATCGACAGCGGCTGATCGACAGCATCACGAGCATGGGGAGGCCGTCTTCCACGGAGAAGCTGGTGTGCGTGGCCCTGGCGGCGCTGGCCGTGCTGTCGCCGCTGTACATGGACCGGGAgttggaggcggaggaggaggaggaggaggagggatggGGCCTGTTGTTGCCGTCGGCGCTGTGGCTGCCGGCGCTGCTGGTGGTGCTCATCCTGGCCATCAACGTGGCGTGCTTCGTCGACCGGAGGGTCGTCAGGTTCGACCCCTACTGGATCCACCGCGTCGGGGGCTCCTCCTGCGGCCTCATGGccacgctgctgctgctcggcttcGTCCTCAAGTGCAAGGCCTCCTTCTAG